From Panicum hallii strain FIL2 chromosome 2, PHallii_v3.1, whole genome shotgun sequence, a single genomic window includes:
- the LOC112882868 gene encoding heavy metal-associated isoprenylated plant protein 23-like: MGGTLEFLSDLLGGGGGSRRRYKKRKQFQTVELRVRMDCDGCEMKVKNALSSMKGVQSVEINRKQYKVTVQGYVEPHKVVKRVQATGKKAEIWPYVPYSHVAHPYAAPAYDKKAPPGYVRRVDAVMPVSSYGGPTAAGPQEERLVTMFSDDNPNACSIM, encoded by the exons ATGGGAGGCACCCTGGAGTTCTTGTCCGACCTgctcggtggcggcggcggcagccgccGGCGGTACAAGAAGAGGAAGCAGTTCCAGACGGTGGAACTGAGGGTGCGCATGGACTGCGACGGCTGCGAGATGAAAGTCAAGAACGCCCTCTCCAGCATGAAAG GGGTGCAGTCGGTGGAGATCAACCGGAAGCAGTACAAGGTGACGGTGCAGGGGTACGTGGAGCCGCACAAGGTGGTGAAGCGCGTGCAGGCGACGGGGAAGAAGGCCGAGATCTGGCCGTACGTGCCCTACAGCCACGTCGCCCACCCCTACGCCGCGCCGGCCTACGACAAGAAGGCGCCGCCGGGGTACGTGCGCAGGGTCGACGCCGTCATGCCGGTCTCCAGCTACGGCGGCCCCACGGCGGCCGGGCCGCAGGAGGAGCGGCTCGTCACCATGTTCAGCGACGACAACCCCAACGCCTGCTCCATCATGTGA
- the LOC112882867 gene encoding L-ascorbate oxidase-like, translated as MGRPPRLLCCLFLALSLAAVARAATRHHEWEISYQFKHSDCVRKLAVTINGQTPGPTIRATQGDTVMVRVNNSLLTENVAIHWHGIRQIGTPWADGTEGVTQCPILPGDVFTYTFVVDRPGTYMYHAHYGMQRSAGLNGLIVVAAAPGAEPFAYDGEHSVLLNDWWHKSTYEQATGLASAPIVWVGEPQALLINGRGRFVNCSAMAAGACNAAHPECATQVFAVVPGKTYRFRIASVTSLSALNFEIEGHKMTVVEADGHYVKPFVVKNLNIYSGETYSVLIKADQDPNRNYWLASNVVSRQPGTATGTAILSYYGGRSSPRRPPPTTPPTGPAWNDTMYRFRQSVATVAHPAHVEPPPPRAERTILLLNTQNKIDGRIKWALNNVSFTLPHTPYLVAMKNGLLGAFNQRPPPETYAHQTYDIYAVQKNPNTTTSNGLYRLRFGSVVDVVLQNANMLDANKSETHPWHLHGHDFWVLGYGIGRFDPAVHPATYNLRDPILKNTVAVHPYGWTALRFKADNPGVWAFHCHIEAHFFMGMGIVFEEGVERVGQLPREIMGCGKSNGH; from the exons AtgggccggccgccgcgcctcctctgCTGCCTCTTCCTGGCCCTCTCCCTGGCCGCCGTCGCGCGCGCCGCCACGCGCCACCACGAGTGGGAGATCAGCTACCAGTTCAAGCACTCGGACTGCGTGCGCAAGCTCGCCGTCACCATCAACGGCCAGACTCCCGGCCCGACCATCCGCGCCACGCAGGGCGACACCGTGATGGTCCGCGTCAACAACTCGCTGCTGACGGAGAACGTGGCCATCCACTGGCACGGCATCCGGCAGATCGGCACCCCCTGGGCCGACGGCACCGAGGGCGTCACGCAGTGCCCCATCCTCCCGGGCGACGTCTTCACCTACACTTTCGTCGTCGACCGCCCGGGCACCTACATGTACCACGCCCACTACGGGATGCAGCGCTCGGCGGGGCTCAACGGGCTGATCGTCGtcgcggcggcgcccggcgcGGAGCCGTTCGCGTACGACGGCGAGCACAGCGTGCTGCTCAACGACTGGTGGCACAAGAGCACCTACGAGCAGGCGACGGGGCTCGCGTCCGCGCCCATCGTCTGGGTCGGGGAGCCGCAGGCGCTGCTGATCAACGGCCGCGGCAGGTTCGTCAACTGCTCGGCCATGGCCGCCGGGGCATGCAACGCCGCCCACCCGGAGTGCGCCACGCAGGTGTTCGCCGTCGTGCCGGGGAAGACCTACAGGTTCCGCATCGCCAGCGTCACGTCCCTGTCGGCGCTCAACTTCGAGATCGAG GGCCATAAGATGACGGTGGTGGAGGCCGACGGCCACTACGTGAAGCCGTTCGTGGTGAAGAACCTCAACATCTACTCCGGCGAGACCTACTCCGTGCTCATCAAGGCCGACCAGGACCCTAACCGCAACTACTGGCTCGCCTCCAACGTCGTCAGCCGCCAGCCCGGCACGGCCACCGGCACCGCCATCCTCAGCTACTACGGCGGGCGCAGCAGCcctcgccgccctccgccgACCACTCCTCCCACGGGGCCGGCCTGGAACGACACCATGTACCGGTTCCGGCAGAGCGTGGCGACGGTGGCGCACCCGGCGCACGTcgagcccccgccgccgcgcgccgaaCGCACCATCCTCCTGCTCAACACGCAGAACAAGATCGACGGGCGCATCAAGTGGGCGCTCAACAACGTCTCCTTCACGCTGCCGCACACGCCGTACCTGGTCGCCATGAAGAACGGGCTCCTCGGCGCCTTCAACCAGCGGCCGCCGCCGGAGACCTACGCTCACCAGACGTACGACATCTACGCCGTGCAGAAGAACCCGAACACGACGACCAGCAACGGGCTGTACCGGCTGCGGTTCGGCTCCGTCGTCGACGTGGTGCTGCAGAACGCCAACATGCTGGATGCCAACAAGAGCGAGACGCACCCGTGGCACCTGCACGGGCACGACTTCTGGGTCCTCGGCTACGGCATCGGCCGCTTCGACCCGGCGGTGCACCCGGCGACGTACAACCTCAGGGACCCCATCCTCAAGAACACGGTGGCCGTGCACCCCTACGGCTGGACGGCGCTGCGGTTCAAGGCCGACAACCCCGGCGTGTGGGCGTTCCACTGCCACATCGAGGCCCATTTCTTCATGGGGATGGGCATCGTCTTCGAGGAAGGCGTCGAGCGCGTCGGACAGCTCCCGCGGGAGATCATGGGGTGCGGGAAGAGCAACGGCCACTGA